The proteins below come from a single Micromonospora citrea genomic window:
- a CDS encoding putative adhesin — MRAVVAAALTGALAVSGLSVPAQAAPDAAKLTGQREKLDKHGSTAQGRAYPVKEAESAKLAAPVWPKPGKASVTLPAAPAGERRAAVAPVKAGALPVSVGRAPGAAGDRASAVSVEVLDRAAVPARWRDGLLLRVGGAAGRPAAGAGATTAPGADAAKPAAATVSVDYRGFRHAFGGNWSSRLRLWQVPECGLRTPEKTGCAATPLKSRNDGGSVTAEVSVPADARVAGSAATLVALAAGSSGPEGDFSATPMSASATWSAGTSTGGFSWSYPMRMPPAVGGPAPTLGLSYTSDKVDGQSDASNSQPSWVGEGFDLWSGYIERSYVPCADDMTGGNNSTNRTGDQCWRSDNATLSLNGRGGELIFETGKGWHTRNEDGSKIEKLTGAGNGDDNGEHWKVTTSDGVQYFFGLNNLPGQGSATNSAWTVPVAGNHADEPCNVSSFASSFCNQTWRWNLDYVVDPRGNTLSYWYDKETNYYGKNATSTNKALYTRGGVLKRIDYGTWDRGATDRSVTPLAQVVLTSVDRCAADCHVKDAAHWKDVPWDQECTAGAADCKENYGPTFWTTKRLSTVTTQVWDTTKTTPAWQPVDSWTLGHTYPAVGDGSDHAGMWLSSVQYKGLVGGTETMPAVTFVPVSMPNRVLTKNNTSNNRMRIGNIVTETGGKIQVTYSLPDCTASSLPSAPETNTRLCYPVVGPDPYDSSKELTEYWHKYVVKQVSESDLMVVANGSDRGQPVQNTYYRFLGDPAWHYADDNGLVKPKRKTWNQFRGFAQVEVRKGDAPAQTLTRTTFLRGMHGDRLTKTGGSRSVTVAASLGSETVYDEDQFAGMVREQVVYNGVDTKPVSKTVNVPWRSPALATRTINGDEVTARWTNTRIAYSAVAIGVDGAAGWRTSRNVSTFHDTYGTIETVQADGDVAKTGDEKCTTYQYTRNTAANITQTVKRLTVKAVPCATEPATQDDIVADERKFYDGATSIDAAPTTGAVTRVDKLSDWSAAGGTVWQTVSQATFDAYGRPKTATDVRGRTATTEYTPATGGPVTKVVTKTPDPNGSTTDWTTTIETRPYWGQPIRTTDYNGRVADMEYDPMGRLARGWKAGWLKSENPTSPSVEYTYHYAPNKDAYPYTKSRVLHAGGGYLTSYDIKDALLRPRQTQKAGVGGDRVVTDTLYDATGRAVTTYQAHAEPGAPSGALWWEPEWSVPALTKMVYDNASRATDAIFYGTDGVTNLVEKWRTTTRYLGDTTVVTPPVGGTITTTKTDIEGRTLELRQRPDRTGVKPDHVTTYSYNRKGQLTLVKDTGGNEWVNTYDVKGRQITAKDPDKGTTTTTYTVYDQVESTTDANDNVLVNEYDSLGRRIGLYQGSIAAANKLAEWRYDKLYSGQVVRGQLTQSIRYESAGSANAYKWQVRGFNTRYQPTGANYVIPANEGANLAGTWIYAYGYSPYDGSPASITYPAGGSLTTEKVETKFDAVTGLPTELATNLINVGRYVIGQDYTQYGEPTLTTRKVDGGVYVQDTTYYDLTTRRVDRVKIKPETATGTVADTRFTRDAAGNILSIADTPEVGAADTQCFRYDELRRMTNAWTPKSGIDCAADPSVPNLGGPAEYWHEWTVDDVGNRSSEKVHTSAGDTTRSYTTPDSGKDVVRPHAVTEVVTQAPGQSAVTTKYAYDDAGNMTCRPTGSAANACDSGTNSQTLNWNSEGKLASVSAGGQTVETNIYDASGVRLIRRDATGTTLYLPGQEIRRENTSVVTGTRYYSFAGKTVGNRTPTGLTWLYTDHQGTQQTAIDAGTQAVSVRRQTPYGGPRGGQPQWTNSKGFVGGDKDPTGLTNIGARQYDPGLGRFISVDPIQDLKDPQQWNAYAYGNNSPVTFADPTGLKSCSDDACNGDYEDMYGNYHDVKADNDGCGGKCGDDDWAAARAAHEAGGGNGGGKGGKNGGPTDEQIKRAKEVKKQNAIDIIVKAGGQLLLEFFGINDIMGCIGGDLKACAWALIDMVPWGKAIKLIKKIDPIVDTLRRAGSALMTWAENRKWADDILTRAEDAARTRAAPAPPKAIMPGGRPDGEVVFAGHGKHDTANGNFTVPEGTEIAVYVPYSKKLLDTDAFRVESGRSSPAPVKIYRSGESMPNFTLLPASGLRVREGSKRVSEPTLLSTLVQPGMGTCHWAACSVVRR, encoded by the coding sequence TTGCGTGCCGTCGTCGCGGCGGCGCTCACCGGCGCGCTCGCCGTCTCCGGCCTGTCGGTGCCCGCGCAGGCGGCACCCGACGCGGCGAAGCTCACCGGCCAGCGCGAGAAGCTCGACAAGCACGGCTCCACCGCGCAGGGGCGGGCGTACCCCGTCAAGGAGGCCGAGAGCGCCAAGCTCGCCGCCCCGGTGTGGCCGAAGCCCGGCAAGGCGTCCGTGACCCTGCCCGCCGCACCGGCCGGCGAGCGGCGGGCCGCCGTCGCGCCGGTGAAGGCGGGCGCGCTGCCGGTGTCGGTGGGCCGCGCCCCGGGCGCGGCGGGCGACCGTGCGTCGGCGGTGTCGGTGGAGGTGCTGGACCGGGCGGCGGTGCCGGCGCGCTGGCGCGACGGCCTGCTGCTGCGCGTCGGCGGCGCCGCCGGCCGGCCGGCGGCCGGGGCGGGCGCGACCACCGCGCCCGGCGCCGACGCGGCCAAGCCGGCCGCCGCCACCGTGTCGGTGGACTACCGCGGCTTCAGGCACGCCTTCGGCGGCAACTGGTCGTCCCGGCTCAGGCTGTGGCAGGTGCCGGAGTGCGGGCTGCGCACGCCGGAGAAGACCGGATGCGCGGCCACGCCGCTGAAGTCCCGCAACGACGGCGGCTCCGTCACCGCCGAGGTGTCGGTCCCGGCGGACGCGCGGGTCGCCGGATCCGCCGCCACGCTCGTGGCGTTGGCGGCCGGCTCCTCCGGCCCCGAGGGCGACTTCTCCGCCACCCCGATGTCGGCCAGCGCCACCTGGTCGGCGGGCACGTCGACGGGCGGGTTCAGCTGGTCGTACCCGATGCGGATGCCGCCGGCCGTCGGCGGCCCGGCGCCGACCCTGGGCCTGTCCTACACCTCGGACAAGGTCGACGGCCAGTCGGACGCGTCGAACAGCCAGCCGTCCTGGGTCGGTGAGGGCTTCGACCTCTGGTCCGGCTACATCGAGCGCAGCTACGTGCCGTGCGCCGACGACATGACCGGCGGCAACAACAGCACCAACCGCACCGGCGACCAGTGCTGGCGGTCCGACAACGCCACCCTGTCGCTGAACGGGCGCGGCGGCGAGCTCATCTTCGAGACCGGCAAGGGGTGGCACACCCGCAACGAGGACGGCTCGAAGATCGAGAAGCTGACCGGCGCCGGCAACGGCGACGACAACGGTGAGCACTGGAAGGTCACCACGTCCGACGGCGTGCAGTACTTCTTCGGCCTCAACAACCTGCCGGGGCAGGGCAGCGCGACGAACTCCGCCTGGACCGTCCCCGTCGCCGGCAACCACGCCGACGAGCCGTGCAACGTCTCGTCGTTCGCCTCGTCGTTCTGCAACCAGACCTGGCGGTGGAACCTCGACTACGTCGTCGACCCGCGCGGCAACACCCTGTCGTACTGGTACGACAAGGAGACCAACTACTACGGCAAGAACGCCACCTCGACCAACAAGGCCCTCTACACCCGGGGCGGCGTGCTCAAGCGGATCGACTACGGCACCTGGGACCGTGGCGCCACCGACCGGTCGGTGACCCCCCTCGCGCAGGTCGTGCTGACCAGCGTCGACCGCTGCGCGGCGGACTGCCACGTCAAGGACGCGGCGCACTGGAAGGACGTGCCGTGGGACCAGGAGTGCACGGCCGGCGCGGCGGACTGCAAGGAGAACTACGGTCCGACGTTCTGGACCACCAAGCGGCTGTCCACCGTCACCACCCAGGTGTGGGACACCACCAAGACCACCCCGGCCTGGCAGCCCGTCGACTCGTGGACGCTCGGCCACACCTACCCGGCCGTCGGTGACGGCAGCGACCACGCGGGCATGTGGCTCAGCTCGGTGCAGTACAAGGGCCTCGTCGGCGGCACCGAGACCATGCCGGCGGTGACCTTCGTGCCGGTGTCGATGCCGAACCGGGTGCTCACCAAGAACAACACCAGCAACAACCGGATGCGGATCGGCAACATCGTCACCGAGACCGGCGGCAAGATCCAGGTCACCTACAGCCTGCCCGACTGCACCGCCAGCAGCCTGCCGTCGGCGCCGGAGACCAACACCCGGCTCTGCTACCCGGTGGTCGGCCCCGACCCGTACGACTCCAGCAAGGAACTCACCGAGTACTGGCACAAGTACGTCGTGAAGCAGGTGTCCGAGTCCGACCTGATGGTCGTCGCCAACGGCTCCGACCGGGGCCAGCCGGTGCAGAACACCTACTACCGGTTCCTCGGCGACCCCGCCTGGCACTACGCCGACGACAACGGGCTGGTCAAGCCGAAGCGCAAGACGTGGAACCAGTTCCGCGGCTTCGCCCAGGTCGAGGTGCGCAAGGGCGACGCCCCGGCGCAGACCCTGACCCGCACCACCTTCCTGCGCGGCATGCACGGCGACCGGCTCACCAAGACCGGCGGCAGCCGCAGCGTCACCGTCGCGGCGTCCCTGGGCAGCGAGACGGTGTACGACGAGGACCAGTTCGCCGGCATGGTGCGCGAACAGGTCGTCTACAACGGCGTCGACACCAAGCCGGTCAGCAAGACCGTGAACGTGCCGTGGCGCTCGCCGGCGCTCGCCACCCGCACCATCAACGGCGACGAGGTCACCGCCCGCTGGACCAACACCCGGATCGCGTACAGCGCCGTCGCCATTGGCGTGGACGGCGCCGCCGGGTGGCGGACCTCGCGCAACGTGTCGACCTTCCACGACACGTACGGCACCATCGAGACCGTTCAGGCCGACGGCGACGTCGCCAAGACGGGCGACGAGAAGTGCACCACGTATCAGTACACGCGAAACACCGCTGCGAACATCACGCAGACGGTCAAGCGGCTTACCGTCAAGGCGGTGCCGTGCGCGACCGAGCCCGCGACCCAGGACGACATCGTCGCCGACGAGCGGAAGTTCTACGACGGCGCCACCAGCATCGACGCCGCGCCGACCACGGGCGCGGTCACCCGGGTCGACAAGCTCAGTGACTGGTCGGCCGCCGGGGGCACCGTCTGGCAGACCGTCAGCCAGGCCACCTTCGACGCGTACGGGCGGCCGAAGACCGCCACCGACGTGCGCGGCCGAACGGCGACCACGGAGTACACGCCGGCCACCGGTGGACCGGTCACGAAGGTTGTCACGAAGACGCCTGACCCGAACGGCAGCACCACCGACTGGACCACCACCATCGAGACCCGGCCCTACTGGGGTCAGCCGATCCGGACCACGGACTACAACGGTCGGGTCGCCGACATGGAGTACGACCCGATGGGCCGGCTGGCCCGGGGCTGGAAGGCCGGCTGGTTGAAGTCGGAGAATCCGACGAGCCCTTCCGTCGAATACACCTACCACTACGCCCCGAACAAGGACGCCTACCCGTATACGAAGAGCCGGGTGCTCCACGCCGGCGGCGGCTACCTCACGTCGTACGACATCAAGGACGCCCTCCTGCGGCCGCGCCAGACGCAGAAGGCCGGCGTGGGCGGCGACCGGGTGGTCACCGACACGCTGTACGACGCGACCGGCCGGGCGGTGACGACCTACCAGGCGCACGCCGAACCGGGCGCGCCGAGCGGGGCGCTCTGGTGGGAGCCGGAGTGGTCGGTGCCGGCGCTGACGAAGATGGTCTACGACAACGCCTCCCGGGCCACCGACGCGATCTTCTATGGCACCGACGGCGTCACCAACCTCGTCGAGAAGTGGCGCACCACCACCCGCTACCTGGGCGACACCACGGTGGTGACCCCGCCGGTCGGCGGCACCATCACCACGACGAAGACGGACATCGAGGGACGGACGCTTGAGCTGCGGCAGCGGCCCGACCGGACCGGGGTCAAGCCCGACCACGTCACCACCTACAGCTACAACCGCAAGGGCCAGCTGACGCTGGTCAAGGACACCGGCGGCAACGAGTGGGTCAACACCTACGACGTCAAGGGCCGGCAGATCACCGCGAAGGACCCGGACAAGGGCACGACCACCACCACCTACACGGTGTACGACCAGGTGGAGTCGACCACCGACGCCAACGACAACGTGCTCGTCAACGAGTACGACTCGTTGGGCCGCCGGATCGGCCTCTACCAGGGCAGCATCGCGGCGGCGAACAAGCTCGCCGAGTGGAGGTACGACAAGCTCTACAGCGGCCAGGTCGTCCGCGGTCAGCTCACCCAGAGCATCCGGTACGAGTCGGCGGGCTCCGCCAACGCCTACAAGTGGCAGGTGCGGGGCTTCAACACCCGCTACCAGCCGACCGGCGCGAACTACGTCATCCCGGCCAACGAGGGCGCCAACCTGGCCGGCACGTGGATCTACGCCTACGGCTACTCGCCGTACGACGGCAGCCCGGCCAGCATCACGTACCCGGCCGGCGGCAGCCTCACCACCGAGAAGGTCGAGACGAAGTTCGACGCCGTCACCGGCCTGCCGACGGAGCTGGCCACCAACCTGATCAACGTCGGCCGCTACGTCATCGGCCAGGACTACACCCAGTACGGTGAGCCGACGCTGACCACCCGCAAGGTCGACGGCGGGGTGTACGTCCAGGACACCACGTACTACGACCTGACCACCCGTCGGGTTGACCGGGTGAAGATCAAGCCGGAGACCGCGACCGGCACGGTGGCGGACACCCGGTTCACCCGGGACGCGGCCGGCAACATCCTGTCGATCGCGGACACCCCGGAGGTCGGGGCGGCGGACACCCAGTGCTTCCGCTACGACGAACTGCGGCGGATGACCAACGCGTGGACGCCGAAGTCCGGCATCGACTGCGCCGCGGACCCGAGCGTGCCGAACCTGGGCGGCCCGGCCGAGTACTGGCACGAGTGGACCGTCGACGACGTCGGCAACCGCAGCAGCGAGAAGGTGCACACGTCTGCCGGCGACACCACCCGCTCCTACACGACGCCCGACAGCGGCAAGGACGTCGTGCGCCCGCACGCCGTCACCGAGGTCGTCACCCAGGCGCCGGGGCAGTCCGCGGTCACCACGAAGTACGCGTACGACGACGCCGGCAACATGACCTGCCGGCCGACGGGCAGCGCCGCCAACGCCTGCGACAGCGGAACCAACTCCCAGACGCTGAACTGGAACTCCGAGGGCAAGCTCGCCTCGGTGAGCGCGGGTGGGCAGACCGTCGAGACCAACATCTACGACGCGAGCGGCGTGCGGCTGATCCGCCGCGACGCCACCGGCACCACCCTCTACCTGCCGGGCCAGGAGATCCGGCGCGAGAACACCTCGGTCGTCACCGGCACCCGCTACTACAGCTTCGCCGGCAAGACGGTAGGCAACCGGACCCCGACCGGGCTGACCTGGCTCTACACCGACCACCAGGGCACCCAGCAGACCGCGATCGACGCCGGCACCCAGGCGGTCAGCGTCCGCCGGCAGACCCCGTACGGCGGCCCGCGCGGGGGCCAGCCGCAGTGGACGAACAGCAAGGGCTTCGTCGGCGGCGACAAGGACCCGACGGGTCTGACCAACATCGGGGCCAGGCAGTACGACCCTGGCCTGGGACGGTTCATCTCGGTGGACCCGATCCAGGATCTGAAGGACCCGCAGCAGTGGAACGCCTACGCCTACGGCAACAACAGCCCGGTCACCTTCGCCGACCCGACCGGCCTCAAGTCCTGCTCCGATGACGCCTGCAATGGCGACTACGAGGACATGTATGGCAATTACCACGACGTCAAGGCCGACAACGACGGTTGCGGCGGGAAGTGCGGCGACGACGACTGGGCTGCGGCCCGGGCGGCACACGAGGCCGGCGGCGGCAACGGCGGCGGCAAGGGCGGAAAGAACGGCGGCCCGACCGACGAACAGATCAAACGCGCCAAGGAAGTCAAGAAGCAGAACGCCATTGACATCATCGTCAAGGCGGGCGGTCAACTTCTGCTCGAGTTCTTCGGCATCAACGACATCATGGGCTGTATCGGAGGTGATCTAAAGGCGTGTGCCTGGGCGCTCATCGACATGGTGCCCTGGGGCAAGGCCATCAAGCTGATTAAGAAGATCGATCCGATCGTCGACACCCTCCGTCGGGCGGGTTCTGCCCTGATGACCTGGGCGGAGAACAGGAAGTGGGCCGACGACATCCTCACTCGGGCGGAGGATGCCGCGCGTACCCGTGCTGCTCCGGCACCGCCTAAAGCGATCATGCCAGGCGGGCGTCCGGACGGTGAAGTGGTGTTCGCCGGGCACGGAAAGCACGACACTGCGAACGGCAACTTCACCGTCCCGGAGGGCACGGAGATCGCTGTCTACGTGCCCTACTCCAAGAAGTTGCTGGACACGGACGCCTTCAGGGTCGAGAGTGGACGATCCTCCCCCGCGCCGGTGAAAATCTATCGCTCTGGGGAATCCATGCCGAACTTCACTCTGCTGCCCGCGAGTGGTCTCAGGGTTCGCGAGGGATCCAAGAGGGTTAGCGAGCCCACTCTGCTCAGCACTCTGGTCCAACCTGGCATGGGCACATGTCACTGGGCGGCATGTAGTGTGGTGAGGCGGTAG
- a CDS encoding LamG domain-containing protein, whose amino-acid sequence MRFDLGGDARVVRGADGRLTATAGGEVLASAEPAVMWDSNDTAPAAPARSAAADRADARTGGGLPSRSSSAAPGDAAKTAPVGVEVAGGDLVLRPDAKLLAPDAAYPVYIDPAWSTGKSRWAYATNNNSNNTDTTVARVGRDPDSGKLYRSFFDFPLTAMRGKHIESAYVQMKLDHSWSCGNTPTYMYHSGGIASTPRTGWSPKLNSLKSSASSHANEGSGCSDSPQPDMTVNFTGSAVTSVIQTHATSNATNITFAFCACSATDGSGESTTDRWKKFFPNNAKLVVDYDNIPGKPSSLQAAGVACPANTTLVVGTLKPTFSAIFPDADSTQALATAYEWVQVPASGVIDASTPRRTPPAGASVPAGGRSTTAAVTVSEAVTYAFRARATDPAPYSRTSVWSDWCKFVADTKVPPVTATLTSAPPVPGTVATFAVRSTDTTVTKFRYGWVNPPTTEIAATTGTWIDPSTGFRVTGKQASVSLMVPKYGQNTISVSAVDGAGNVGYGSHEFTAARPTPAVARWGLENYPGVDPGPMADSQPMLAGDNSFTGGSVSWTGDLRLIRGETASFNGTSSALTTTTRVVDTTKSFSVAGWVRLNSLPTTTDMVVAAQEGVSAAGFHLGTRLEGSPATPRWSFLMKDTDLQSSASRVASSSAPLTTADVGRWTHVAGVYDQTAGKVRLYVNGTLAAEAARTATPWSASGRFVLGRGWSSGAASNWFKGNLADVQVYDRTLVDHDFVGQSADDPESGGFDEPGMLSAVKVGDWTFSGAQPCYEEFLDPTLCSAPEAGQFGRRLALTQGSNVGAGHRDDGLLLDAVHFTEDTADPYYGLTTREYGLSQDNLGEPQNPVWQNGRVLRTDQSFSVAVWVRPSALGGVQTVVSQRGAKQSAFYLGLRDRVENGVTAYRWSFTVFGADSDVDGNSREALMTSQAINVEDDLSRWTHLVGVHDVARRQIRLYVNGVLEATVPFSGTFTGAFDATGPLAVGGAQWTAAGGTPGMVNRLRGDVDDLGLYQGALTDTAVKILFNSESAETVEPVD is encoded by the coding sequence TTGCGGTTCGACCTGGGCGGCGACGCCCGGGTGGTGCGGGGCGCGGATGGCCGGCTCACCGCGACGGCGGGCGGTGAGGTGTTGGCCTCCGCCGAACCCGCGGTGATGTGGGACTCGAACGACACCGCGCCTGCTGCCCCGGCCCGTTCGGCCGCAGCGGACCGCGCCGACGCCCGGACCGGCGGCGGGCTGCCGTCGCGGTCGTCGTCGGCGGCGCCGGGCGACGCGGCGAAGACCGCGCCGGTGGGTGTCGAGGTGGCCGGCGGCGACCTGGTGTTGCGGCCGGACGCGAAGCTGCTCGCACCGGACGCGGCCTACCCCGTCTACATCGACCCCGCCTGGTCGACCGGCAAGTCCCGATGGGCGTACGCGACCAACAACAACTCCAACAACACCGACACGACCGTCGCCCGCGTCGGCAGGGACCCGGACTCCGGCAAGCTCTACCGGTCGTTCTTCGACTTCCCCCTCACCGCGATGCGGGGCAAGCACATCGAGTCGGCGTACGTGCAGATGAAGCTCGACCACTCCTGGTCCTGCGGCAACACGCCGACGTACATGTACCACTCCGGGGGCATCGCCTCGACGCCGCGTACCGGCTGGTCGCCGAAGCTGAACAGCCTGAAGTCCTCGGCCAGCTCGCACGCCAACGAGGGCTCGGGCTGCTCGGACTCCCCGCAGCCGGACATGACGGTCAACTTCACCGGCTCGGCCGTCACCAGCGTCATCCAGACCCACGCGACCAGCAACGCCACGAACATCACGTTCGCGTTCTGCGCGTGCAGCGCCACCGACGGTTCGGGCGAGTCCACCACCGACAGGTGGAAGAAGTTCTTCCCCAACAACGCCAAGCTCGTGGTCGACTACGACAACATCCCCGGCAAGCCGAGCAGCCTCCAGGCGGCCGGCGTGGCCTGCCCGGCCAACACCACGCTGGTCGTCGGCACCCTGAAGCCGACGTTCTCGGCGATCTTCCCCGACGCCGACAGCACCCAGGCGCTGGCCACGGCGTACGAGTGGGTGCAGGTGCCCGCCAGCGGGGTCATCGACGCGTCGACGCCGCGCCGGACGCCACCCGCCGGAGCATCCGTGCCCGCCGGCGGCCGTTCCACCACGGCGGCGGTGACCGTGTCCGAGGCCGTCACGTACGCGTTCCGCGCCAGGGCCACCGACCCCGCCCCCTACAGCCGCACCAGCGTCTGGTCCGACTGGTGCAAGTTCGTGGCCGACACGAAGGTGCCGCCCGTGACCGCGACGCTCACCTCCGCGCCCCCGGTGCCGGGCACCGTGGCCACCTTCGCGGTCCGCTCCACCGACACCACCGTGACGAAGTTCCGGTACGGCTGGGTGAACCCGCCCACCACGGAGATCGCCGCCACGACCGGCACCTGGATCGACCCGTCGACGGGGTTCCGCGTCACGGGCAAGCAGGCCAGCGTGTCGCTCATGGTGCCGAAGTACGGCCAGAACACCATCTCCGTCTCCGCCGTCGACGGCGCCGGCAACGTCGGCTACGGCTCGCACGAGTTCACCGCGGCCCGGCCGACGCCCGCCGTCGCCCGCTGGGGACTGGAGAACTATCCGGGCGTCGACCCGGGACCGATGGCGGACAGCCAGCCGATGCTGGCCGGCGACAACTCCTTCACCGGCGGCAGCGTCTCCTGGACCGGTGACCTCAGGCTGATCCGGGGCGAGACGGCCTCGTTCAACGGCACCTCCTCGGCGCTGACCACCACGACCAGGGTCGTCGACACCACCAAATCGTTCAGCGTCGCCGGCTGGGTGCGGCTGAACTCCCTGCCGACGACGACCGACATGGTGGTGGCCGCCCAGGAGGGCGTGAGCGCCGCCGGGTTCCACCTCGGCACGCGGCTCGAAGGTTCGCCGGCGACACCGCGCTGGTCGTTCCTGATGAAGGACACCGACCTCCAGTCCAGTGCGAGCCGGGTCGCCTCCAGCAGCGCCCCGCTGACCACGGCGGACGTGGGCCGGTGGACGCACGTCGCGGGCGTCTACGACCAGACCGCGGGCAAGGTCCGGCTCTACGTCAACGGCACCCTCGCCGCCGAGGCCGCCCGTACCGCCACGCCGTGGAGCGCGAGCGGCAGGTTCGTCCTGGGACGAGGCTGGAGTTCCGGCGCCGCGAGCAACTGGTTCAAGGGGAACCTGGCCGACGTCCAGGTCTACGACCGGACCCTCGTCGACCACGACTTCGTCGGTCAGTCCGCCGACGACCCGGAGTCGGGCGGCTTCGACGAGCCCGGGATGCTCAGCGCCGTCAAGGTCGGCGACTGGACCTTCTCCGGCGCCCAGCCCTGCTACGAGGAGTTCCTCGACCCGACGCTGTGCAGCGCTCCGGAGGCCGGCCAGTTCGGCCGCCGGCTGGCCCTCACCCAGGGCAGCAACGTCGGGGCCGGGCACCGCGACGACGGGCTGCTGCTCGACGCGGTGCACTTCACCGAGGACACCGCCGACCCCTACTACGGCCTGACCACCCGCGAGTACGGCCTGTCGCAGGACAACCTCGGCGAGCCGCAGAACCCCGTCTGGCAGAACGGCCGGGTCCTGCGCACCGACCAGTCCTTCTCGGTCGCGGTCTGGGTACGCCCGTCGGCGCTGGGTGGCGTCCAGACGGTCGTGTCCCAGCGGGGAGCGAAGCAGTCCGCCTTCTACCTGGGGCTGCGGGATCGGGTGGAGAACGGCGTGACGGCGTACCGGTGGTCGTTCACCGTCTTCGGGGCGGACAGCGACGTCGACGGCAACAGCAGGGAGGCGCTGATGACGTCGCAGGCCATCAACGTGGAGGACGACCTGTCCCGCTGGACCCATCTGGTGGGGGTCCACGACGTCGCCCGGCGGCAGATCCGCCTCTACGTCAACGGTGTCCTGGAAGCCACCGTTCCCTTCTCGGGCACGTTCACCGGAGCGTTCGACGCCACCGGACCGCTGGCCGTGGGTGGCGCGCAGTGGACCGCGGCCGGGGGCACCCCGGGCATGGTCAACCGGTTGCGCGGTGACGTCGACGACCTCGGTCTGTACCAGGGCGCGCTCACGGACACCGCCGTCAAGATCCTCTTCAACTCCGAGTCGGCCGAGACCGTCGAGCCCGTCGACTGA